The DNA region GCCCGATCGAGGAGACCTACAGAAAGTTTGGAGGCATGGACAGTACAGGGAACCTCGCGTCTTCGCTGGGCGCATACCGACAAACTCAGGTGTCTCAACCAGGCATCCAGCAGCACTCCATGTGCCATAACACCGGGGTGGCGAGCACCTATCACATGCCACACAGCGTCTCCCAYTTTTCCAGRGCCATYGGWGGKTACTGRAARGGSAGCATCGGMAATATGGGAGACCTCCCGTCTTACCAAGACACAATGAGAAACGGCGCAGCAGCAACTGCATGGTATAGCGCAAACACCGAACCCCGCTACCCAACAAGTAAGTTGAACAAGTAGCCTGTTACTTTTAAGAAATGCAATTCGTTTTGAATAACTTAAATGTAAACCACAACTTGAAATGGTGGATAATTGCATTGCGCACCACGATTCAATTCAAATCATTCTAACCGGTGTCTaatattcatttatttaactCTGTGCCATTAAAGTTTCTAGATTCATGGGGGCTTCCACTGGGATGAACATGACCGGGATGGGGACGTTGGCAGGGATGGATCCTACCAAATCCATGGTCACCTTGCACTCTGCGCCCAGGAGAAAACGACGGGTGCTGTTCTCTCAGGCCCAGGTGTACGAGCTGGAGAGGCGCTTTAAGCAGCAGAAATACCTGTCGGCACCCGAGAGAGAACACCTGGCAAGCATGATCCACCTGACGCCGACCCAGGTAAAAATTTGGTTTCAGAACCACAGGTACAAAATGAAACGCCAAGCAAAGGACAAAGCGAACCAGCAGATTCAACAGGAGAACGGCAGTGTGTGCCCACAGCAACAGTCACCGAGGCGGGTAGCAGTCCCGGTTCTCGTGAAGGATGGCAAACCCTGCCAGAACGGGTCAAGCATATCGACGTCTGGGCATCAGCaggtgcagcagcagcagaacgtgTCCGGTGGTGCGATGACGGCATCGGGCAGTGCGGTGGTCAATCACCATAACCAGCAGGTGAATAATCCGTTATCATCCGAAGAACTGGAGGAAATGTCCCCCAGTTCCCCTATTCTACACAGCCAGATAAACATGTCTCAGACTGACGCGGGTCTCATCGAGTACACCAATAACATGGTCAGTTCAAACCTGCTTTATGGCAGAACTTGGTAAAAGGGAGAAACCTGCCATTTTATATTTTCATTCTGGAGAACACGTCAAGTGGATTTTAAGACGAACAAAAACATCGGGAAGGACAGTGGTCGTTGGTGACATGGACAACAGAAGCACCATACTTCCTTGACATTTGAGAGGTGCATAGACCACCTATTTTTAAGAAAGTCGACCGTGCGTGTTTTACCTTTGATGAAGAGTATTTGATAAAAATTAGACTCCAAGCACTCGGTGACCGTGTTAAGGGAGTTTAGTTTTATTTGTTGGAATTAAATTCTTTAAAAGGACACATTGAGGGTATCAGGCCAAAGTATTGTAATATTTCGATTAATGAACCTGAACTGTATATATAGTTAACACATTTCATGTGACAGTGATTGTTTTTAAACGAAACATTTGTTTGATCATTTTTTGTAAATTACAAATGTGATTGATGCATAGCATACATATAAACAAATCACAATCCAGTTTAACTAACAATAAATCGCTTGACATGTAAGCATATCAATTTTGATGAAGACGTTGGCCTAATGCAATTACATTTGTTATTAGTTCTTATCACCCAATTATTGAACGAAAAAGAGTCAAATATAAATTCCAATATTTCTTGCCGTTACAAGCAGGCCTGGTTAAGTAAACATATTTAAGCACGTAGTCTATAGCATGATAAAGTCCTAAAATGCAAGACTATTTGCAGGATATTTAAAATTGGACTGCGACTGATTTGGGCAAACAATGTAAGACAAAGATGAAAGGCGAGAATTTCCAAACTACTGTAACAACTGAGCTCAATTGTTTTTTCAaattttcaataaatataattTGTTATTCGTGGGCtctttgatttgaacatttgaaatatAAGCAAGCAAAAATGCTAACTATTAGTGATACATTTGCCTACTTTATAATAATAGGGTCCGCATTAAATAAAGGGGCACTGAATGGagacattaaatatatttagGACCATAAAGTTACTTCTGTACCTGTGAAACTGGGAAAGACTGATTTATTAAAACCGGTAGgaaatgaaatatgttttttgatTAGGCTATGTAATTATGTCTCAAACAAAGCCACTATGGAGCTTAGCAACCGCTAAGGAATTttgaattgacaaaaaaaaaacattcgaAAATAA from Salvelinus sp. IW2-2015 linkage group LG14, ASM291031v2, whole genome shotgun sequence includes:
- the LOC111972654 gene encoding homeobox protein Nkx-2.4-like, which gives rise to MSLSPKHSTPFSVTDILSPIEETYRKFGGMDSTGNLASSLGAYRQTQVSQPGIQQHSMCHNTGVASTYHMPHSVSHFSRAIGGYXKGSIGNMGDLPSYQDTMRNGAAATAWYSANTEPRYPTISRFMGASTGMNMTGMGTLAGMDPTKSMVTLHSAPRRKRRVLFSQAQVYELERRFKQQKYLSAPEREHLASMIHLTPTQVKIWFQNHRYKMKRQAKDKANQQIQQENGSVCPQQQSPRRVAVPVLVKDGKPCQNGSSISTSGHQQVQQQQNVSGGAMTASGSAVVNHHNQQVNNPLSSEELEEMSPSSPILHSQINMSQTDAGLIEYTNNMVSSNLLYGRTW